A region from the Azospirillum fermentarium genome encodes:
- the urtE gene encoding urea ABC transporter ATP-binding subunit UrtE encodes MLTVENAHLYYGASHTLRGVSLEAPKGAVTCLLGRNGVGKTSLLRAVVGLESLRHGRVMWEGQDIARLPVAERARRGIGFVPQGREIFPRLTVLENLETGFAALPRKDRTIPDEIFELFPVLKSMLKRRGGDLSGGQQQQLAIARALVTRPRLLILDEPTEGIQPSIIKLIENVIRMLGARGDMAILLVEQYFDFARDLANHFAVMDRGEIVLAGDAAGMVESEVRRHLTV; translated from the coding sequence ATGCTGACCGTTGAAAACGCCCATCTCTACTACGGCGCCAGCCACACCCTGCGCGGCGTGTCGCTGGAAGCACCCAAGGGGGCGGTCACCTGCCTGCTGGGCCGCAACGGGGTGGGGAAGACCAGCCTGCTGCGCGCCGTGGTGGGGCTGGAATCCCTGCGCCACGGGCGGGTGATGTGGGAGGGGCAGGACATCGCCCGCCTGCCCGTCGCCGAGCGCGCCCGCCGCGGCATCGGCTTCGTGCCCCAGGGGCGGGAGATCTTTCCGCGCCTGACCGTGCTGGAGAATCTGGAAACCGGCTTTGCCGCCCTGCCTCGCAAGGACCGCACCATCCCCGACGAGATCTTCGAACTGTTCCCGGTGCTGAAATCCATGCTGAAGCGCCGCGGCGGCGACCTGTCGGGCGGGCAGCAGCAGCAGTTGGCCATCGCCCGCGCGCTGGTCACCCGTCCGCGGCTGCTGATCCTGGACGAACCGACCGAGGGCATCCAGCCGTCGATCATCAAGCTGATCGAGAACGTCATCCGCATGCTGGGCGCGCGGGGGGACATGGCGATCCTGCTGGTGGAGCAGTATTTCGACTTCGCCCGCGATCTTGCCAACCATTTCGCGGTGATGGACCGGGGCGAGATCGTGCTTGCGGGCGATGCCGCCGGCATGGTCGAGTCCGAGGTGCGCCGTCACCTGACCGTTTGA
- the urtD gene encoding urea ABC transporter ATP-binding protein UrtD — MHDKAEGSILYLDGVSVSFDGFRALNNLSLILQKGELRTIIGPNGAGKTTMMDIITGKTKPDHGDVLFDGQVDLRKLDETRIANLGIGRKFQKPTVFEHLTVFENLELALKGDRGVWTTLFFTLPSADRDRIEAAIIRIGLTGKGAMRAGALSHGQKQWLEIGMLLMQEPAVMLLDEPVAGMTDHETEQTADLILDINRDRSVVVVEHDMEFVRRLGAKVTVLAEGSVLAEGSLDTVQNDQRVIEVYLGR; from the coding sequence ATGCATGACAAGGCCGAAGGCTCGATCCTCTACCTCGACGGCGTGTCGGTCAGCTTCGACGGCTTCCGCGCGCTGAACAACCTCAGCCTGATTTTGCAGAAGGGGGAACTGCGCACCATCATCGGCCCCAACGGGGCGGGCAAGACCACGATGATGGACATCATCACCGGCAAGACCAAACCCGACCACGGCGACGTGTTGTTCGATGGGCAGGTCGATCTTCGCAAACTGGATGAAACCCGCATCGCAAACCTCGGTATTGGCAGAAAGTTCCAGAAGCCGACGGTGTTTGAGCACCTGACCGTGTTCGAGAATCTGGAACTGGCGCTGAAGGGCGACCGGGGGGTGTGGACGACGCTGTTCTTCACCCTGCCGTCCGCCGACCGCGACCGGATCGAGGCGGCCATCATCCGCATCGGCCTGACCGGCAAGGGCGCCATGCGGGCCGGTGCGCTCAGCCACGGGCAGAAGCAGTGGCTGGAGATCGGCATGCTGCTGATGCAGGAACCGGCGGTGATGCTGCTGGACGAGCCGGTGGCCGGCATGACCGACCACGAAACCGAACAGACCGCCGACCTGATCCTCGACATCAACCGCGACCGCTCGGTGGTGGTGGTGGAGCACGATATGGAGTTCGTCCGCCGCCTGGGCGCCAAGGTCACGGTGCTGGCCGAGGGGTCGGTGCTGGCCGAAGGCTCGCTGGACACGGTGCAGAACGACCAGCGCGTCATCGAAGTCTATCTGGGCCGCTAA